The Novosphingobium sp. MMS21-SN21R genome contains a region encoding:
- a CDS encoding prolyl oligopeptidase family serine peptidase has product MALLELFPNYIWNLSVAIAMESGGQIGEIVDMCQPIRDAAASGADAGTPAFMKQWAAMGEKLIELAAEDEARGHAISASNKLERASLYLITAERMQGHGAPGREATYSKARDSFDRSTALGQINRDRVEIALAEGTMPALYTRAPGEGRKPVVVYCNGLDSCKELLYWSRLPEALARRGISTLCVDQPGSGEALRLQGLPVDPHSERWAARAVDWLESQPDVDPARIGMTGISLGGHFAPRAVAYEPRFASGAVWGANHNWREVQDKRLMREGENPVPHYWAHVMWAFGANDMDEFLVKSEAMNLNGHVDRIRVPFLVTHGAEDRQISLSYADDLYDQLVNSPRREKVIFTAREGGVEHVGADNMAYGRDCIADWFAETLGGNTGST; this is encoded by the coding sequence ATGGCGCTGCTCGAACTCTTCCCGAATTACATCTGGAACCTTTCTGTTGCGATAGCGATGGAGAGCGGCGGGCAGATTGGCGAGATTGTCGATATGTGTCAGCCAATCCGGGACGCGGCGGCGAGCGGTGCAGATGCCGGCACGCCGGCATTCATGAAACAGTGGGCGGCGATGGGCGAGAAGCTGATCGAGCTCGCCGCCGAGGACGAGGCAAGGGGGCATGCGATCTCCGCTTCGAACAAGCTAGAGCGGGCTTCGCTCTACCTGATCACTGCGGAACGGATGCAGGGGCATGGTGCGCCCGGCCGCGAAGCCACCTACAGCAAGGCGAGGGATTCGTTCGACCGCTCGACGGCACTTGGGCAGATCAACCGCGACCGGGTTGAGATCGCGTTGGCTGAAGGAACAATGCCAGCGCTTTATACGCGCGCGCCGGGCGAGGGCCGCAAGCCTGTAGTTGTCTATTGCAATGGTCTCGATAGCTGCAAGGAGCTGCTCTACTGGTCGCGACTGCCTGAGGCGTTGGCCCGGCGCGGCATTTCCACGCTGTGCGTCGACCAGCCGGGCTCGGGCGAGGCGCTGCGTCTGCAGGGACTGCCGGTCGATCCGCATTCGGAAAGATGGGCCGCAAGGGCGGTCGACTGGCTGGAAAGCCAGCCCGATGTCGATCCCGCGCGGATCGGGATGACAGGGATCAGCCTTGGCGGGCACTTCGCTCCCCGCGCCGTCGCTTACGAGCCGAGGTTTGCCAGCGGCGCGGTCTGGGGCGCCAATCACAATTGGCGCGAGGTGCAAGACAAGCGGTTGATGCGCGAAGGCGAAAACCCGGTCCCGCATTATTGGGCGCATGTGATGTGGGCATTCGGGGCCAACGACATGGACGAGTTCCTCGTCAAGTCGGAAGCGATGAACCTCAATGGCCACGTCGATCGCATCCGGGTGCCGTTCCTGGTCACCCACGGTGCTGAAGACCGACAGATCAGCCTGTCTTACGCCGACGACCTGTATGACCAGCTGGTCAACTCGCCACGCCGCGAAAAGGTCATCTTCACGGCTCGCGAAGGTGGCGTCGAGCACGTGGGCGCAGACAACATGGCCTATGGGCGTGACTGCATCGCCGACTGGTTTGCCGAAACGCTGGGCGGAAACACCGGCAGCACCTGA
- the fghA gene encoding S-formylglutathione hydrolase has product MEQVSAWKSHGGMQGVYTHQSAQTGTPMTFSVFVPDHTPGAKLPVLWYLSGLTCTHANVTEKGEFRAACAEVGIVFVAPDTSPRGDDVPDDEGYDFGKGAGFYVDATQELWARNFRMRSYIEHELPALVAGNFPVDLDRQGITGHSMGGHGALTIALRNPGRFRSVSAFSPIVAPLECPWGEKALGGYLGPDRTAWREYDACALIADGARVPELLVDQGDADSFLEVQLKTDLLVRATQDAGISATIRMQPGYDHSYYFISTFMAEHVKWHAARMKI; this is encoded by the coding sequence ATGGAACAGGTTTCGGCCTGGAAGAGCCACGGCGGCATGCAGGGCGTCTATACGCACCAGTCCGCGCAAACGGGCACGCCCATGACCTTTTCGGTCTTCGTGCCGGATCATACCCCAGGCGCGAAGCTGCCGGTGCTGTGGTATCTTTCAGGCCTGACCTGCACCCATGCCAACGTAACCGAAAAGGGCGAATTCCGCGCCGCCTGCGCCGAAGTGGGGATTGTCTTCGTCGCGCCCGACACCAGCCCGCGCGGCGATGACGTGCCGGACGACGAAGGCTATGATTTCGGCAAGGGCGCCGGCTTCTATGTCGATGCCACGCAGGAGCTTTGGGCGCGGAACTTTCGCATGCGCAGCTATATCGAGCACGAATTGCCGGCACTTGTTGCCGGTAATTTCCCGGTCGATCTGGACCGGCAGGGGATCACCGGCCACTCGATGGGAGGTCACGGCGCACTCACCATCGCCCTGCGCAATCCCGGCCGCTTCCGCTCGGTCAGCGCCTTTTCACCCATTGTCGCACCACTGGAATGCCCGTGGGGCGAAAAGGCGCTCGGCGGCTATCTCGGGCCGGACCGCACGGCCTGGCGGGAATATGACGCCTGCGCTCTGATCGCCGATGGCGCGCGGGTGCCTGAACTGCTGGTCGACCAGGGGGATGCGGACAGCTTCCTTGAAGTCCAGCTCAAGACGGATTTGCTAGTCCGCGCGACGCAGGACGCCGGAATTTCCGCGACGATCCGCATGCAGCCGGGCTATGACCACTCATATTACTTCATTTCGACCTTCATGGCTGAACATGTGAAGTGGCATGCCGCCAGAATGAAAATTTAG
- a CDS encoding VOC family protein: MTRVSEIRYVGYGVTDIEAEQAYYGEIFGLDPVTSDDGMAWFKAPGHDEHHVVRLRKAEENRVDVIALAADCSADVDELCANVKASGAKVVHEPRKLTTPGGGYGFRFFTPDGLQMEISSDVARGAKREIAKWEGLPVKISHLVLHSPDHQGLVRFFCDVLGFKVSDWLGDFMCFLRCNSAHHRLAILPGPPCLNHVAYDMLGVDDMMRGAHRLKLKGIDIQWGPGRHTAGNNTFSYFVTPGGFVTEYTSELEEVDFESHQPNTYTPAPLIMDQWGIGVGGPQTMPHAHPNPGLFVAVEA, from the coding sequence ATGACCCGCGTTTCCGAAATACGTTATGTCGGCTATGGCGTCACCGATATTGAAGCCGAGCAGGCTTACTATGGCGAGATCTTTGGTCTCGACCCCGTCACAAGCGATGATGGCATGGCTTGGTTCAAGGCTCCCGGTCATGACGAACACCACGTGGTGCGTCTTAGGAAGGCCGAAGAGAACCGTGTCGACGTGATCGCACTCGCTGCCGACTGCAGCGCCGACGTCGATGAGTTGTGCGCCAATGTTAAAGCTTCCGGTGCGAAGGTCGTCCATGAACCGCGCAAACTAACGACGCCAGGGGGCGGCTATGGGTTTCGCTTCTTCACTCCGGATGGCCTCCAGATGGAGATATCGTCCGATGTGGCGCGGGGGGCAAAGCGCGAGATTGCCAAGTGGGAAGGGCTACCGGTCAAAATTAGCCACCTCGTCCTGCATTCCCCTGACCATCAGGGGCTCGTCCGGTTCTTTTGCGATGTGCTGGGATTTAAGGTTTCGGATTGGCTCGGCGACTTCATGTGCTTCCTGCGCTGCAACAGCGCGCACCATCGTCTCGCCATCTTGCCGGGCCCGCCGTGCCTGAACCACGTCGCTTACGATATGCTGGGCGTCGACGATATGATGCGCGGAGCACATCGTCTCAAGCTCAAGGGCATCGACATCCAGTGGGGGCCGGGCCGGCATACCGCCGGCAACAATACCTTCAGCTATTTCGTCACGCCGGGTGGTTTTGTCACCGAGTATACTTCGGAGCTGGAGGAAGTGGATTTTGAGAGCCACCAGCCAAATACCTATACGCCCGCGCCGCTGATCATGGATCAGTGGGGTATCGGCGTCGGGGGGCCGCAGACAATGCCGCATGCCCATCCCAATCCCGGGCTATTCGTTGCGGTCGAGGCCTGA
- a CDS encoding lytic transglycosylase domain-containing protein has protein sequence MTLLSIFDFLIMRILDQIGTSPWKGCVVISFKCSSIFAAAMICASAAKAREVDLVRFSPIGVVASNEQGTVGAALSAHFDRLVESGDAPGISQGTYATGGNRLSDVFELTLQGISAPSTPMLCPQNGYRPTWWLAPEVENRRVAYFSAMSAIACENGLPEGLLDAVIAQESGYKAWALSGAGAMGMMQVMPGTARNLELKNPWDALANMRAGARYLRQQLDRFGRVDLALAAYNAGPERRSLSLGSIPAISETRNYVKAITTNWVRLTKLGSPDPAVAARAAAADIAVRASGYREVDLITYEGINAANPI, from the coding sequence TTGACTCTGCTTTCCATCTTTGATTTTCTGATCATGCGCATTCTCGATCAGATCGGCACATCACCTTGGAAGGGGTGTGTCGTGATTTCATTCAAATGTAGTTCGATCTTCGCGGCCGCAATGATCTGCGCCTCCGCTGCGAAAGCCAGAGAAGTTGATCTTGTGCGTTTTTCTCCGATCGGGGTTGTCGCCAGTAATGAGCAGGGAACTGTTGGAGCCGCATTAAGCGCCCACTTTGATCGGTTGGTTGAGTCGGGCGATGCGCCCGGGATCAGCCAGGGAACTTACGCTACTGGCGGGAACCGCCTCTCTGACGTTTTCGAACTGACACTTCAGGGAATTTCAGCGCCTTCCACACCTATGTTGTGCCCTCAGAATGGGTATCGCCCAACCTGGTGGCTAGCTCCCGAGGTGGAGAACAGACGAGTAGCCTATTTTTCAGCAATGTCCGCGATCGCTTGCGAAAACGGCCTTCCTGAAGGTCTGCTGGACGCAGTCATCGCCCAGGAGTCAGGATATAAGGCTTGGGCACTAAGCGGGGCCGGGGCGATGGGGATGATGCAGGTCATGCCGGGGACAGCGAGAAATCTAGAGCTCAAAAACCCTTGGGACGCACTTGCCAACATGAGGGCAGGAGCACGGTATCTTCGACAGCAACTTGACCGCTTTGGGCGCGTTGATCTGGCTTTAGCTGCGTACAATGCTGGGCCCGAACGGCGCTCCCTTTCGCTGGGCAGCATACCTGCAATTTCGGAAACCCGAAATTACGTGAAGGCCATCACAACCAACTGGGTCCGACTTACTAAACTTGGGAGCCCAGATCCGGCCGTTGCTGCAAGGGCTGCAGCGGCCGACATCGCAGTACGAGCCTCAGGCTACCGCGAGGTGGATCTCATAACTTACGAAGGCATAAATGCGGCAAATCCGATATAA
- a CDS encoding cyclase family protein, producing the protein MSTAATRRFVDLSITLCNDVVSDPPFLRPEITYQTHGETMTELAHFFPGVTADQTPDGAGFAAAEWVRLTTHNGTHLDAPWHYHPTQDGGVAAMTIDEIPLDWCFQPGVKLDFRHFEDGYVVTAADVEAELHRIGHQLRPLEIVLVNTAAGAALGDPDYVNRGCGMGYEATMFLTSRGIRVTGTDAWSWDAPFAHTARRVAETGDTSLIWEGHKAGREIGYCHLEKLHNLEALPADGFLVSCFPHKIKGASAGWTRAVAIFED; encoded by the coding sequence ATGAGCACCGCAGCCACCCGCAGGTTCGTCGACCTGTCGATCACGCTTTGCAACGACGTTGTAAGCGATCCGCCGTTTCTCCGTCCCGAGATCACCTACCAGACGCACGGCGAGACCATGACTGAGCTTGCGCATTTCTTCCCTGGCGTAACTGCGGACCAGACCCCGGACGGGGCAGGGTTCGCGGCGGCGGAATGGGTGCGGCTGACTACACATAATGGAACCCATCTCGACGCACCCTGGCATTATCACCCGACCCAGGATGGCGGCGTGGCGGCCATGACGATCGACGAGATACCGCTCGACTGGTGCTTCCAGCCAGGGGTGAAGCTGGATTTCCGCCATTTCGAGGATGGCTACGTGGTCACCGCAGCCGATGTCGAAGCCGAACTCCACCGCATCGGGCATCAGTTGAGGCCGCTCGAGATCGTCCTGGTCAACACGGCCGCCGGAGCCGCGTTGGGCGATCCCGATTATGTGAACCGCGGATGCGGCATGGGATACGAAGCGACGATGTTCCTGACCTCGCGCGGCATTCGGGTGACCGGAACCGATGCGTGGAGCTGGGACGCGCCGTTTGCTCACACCGCGCGGCGCGTGGCCGAGACCGGTGACACCTCGCTAATTTGGGAAGGGCACAAGGCGGGGCGGGAGATCGGCTACTGCCATCTCGAGAAGCTGCATAATCTCGAGGCGCTGCCGGCCGACGGTTTCCTCGTCAGTTGCTTCCCGCACAAGATCAAGGGCGCTTCGGCCGGATGGACCCGGGCTGTCGCGATTTTCGAGGACTGA
- a CDS encoding FAD-dependent oxidoreductase, translated as MHQQKILIVGAGIGGLSAAISLSRAGHSVELVERDPDWSVYGVGIIQQANVIRAMDQLGVLSVFLDAACGFDAVEIFLPDGTMAARVPTPRLVEGQPANVGISRTALQKVLAESSAALGAKTRLGLTLKQLDDDGAGVTVTFSNGSVGRYDLVIGADGVYSQVRDMVLPAAEKPEFTGQSVWRYNFPRPAALDALQVYNGSTGVGLVPISNEVMYMYVTTPEPGNPRYPLRGLAATMAAKLSGCAPAIRALADQIVDDAAVVYRPLEGVLVTGPWHNGRTVLLGDAVHATTPHLGQGAGMAIEDAIVLAEELARHDDPESAFSAYRDRRFERCAYIVTSSLAICHGQLGKGPAIDNHKATAEMFAVISQPI; from the coding sequence GTGCACCAGCAGAAGATTCTGATCGTGGGGGCCGGCATCGGAGGTCTGTCCGCGGCTATATCGCTCTCGCGGGCCGGTCATTCGGTGGAGCTGGTCGAGCGCGATCCGGACTGGAGCGTTTACGGCGTCGGGATCATCCAGCAGGCCAACGTAATCAGGGCGATGGACCAGCTTGGCGTGTTGAGTGTTTTCCTGGATGCCGCCTGCGGGTTCGACGCCGTCGAGATATTCCTGCCGGACGGCACGATGGCGGCTCGGGTGCCGACACCCCGTCTCGTCGAGGGACAACCCGCGAACGTCGGTATCAGCAGGACGGCCCTGCAGAAGGTACTCGCCGAAAGCTCCGCCGCGCTCGGCGCAAAGACCAGGTTGGGTCTGACGCTGAAGCAACTGGACGACGATGGGGCCGGGGTCACCGTGACCTTCTCAAACGGTTCGGTGGGCCGCTACGATCTGGTGATCGGTGCGGACGGTGTCTACTCGCAAGTTCGAGACATGGTCTTGCCTGCGGCCGAGAAGCCCGAATTTACAGGCCAATCCGTCTGGCGCTACAATTTTCCGCGCCCCGCGGCGCTTGACGCATTGCAGGTCTATAACGGCTCGACCGGGGTCGGACTGGTGCCGATCAGCAATGAAGTGATGTACATGTACGTCACCACCCCTGAGCCCGGGAACCCCCGTTATCCGTTGCGCGGCCTGGCTGCTACTATGGCTGCGAAGCTGTCGGGCTGCGCGCCTGCCATCCGTGCGCTTGCCGATCAGATAGTCGACGATGCGGCGGTGGTGTATCGGCCGCTCGAAGGTGTCCTTGTCACCGGTCCTTGGCACAACGGCCGCACAGTCCTGCTTGGCGATGCTGTGCACGCGACCACGCCGCATCTCGGCCAAGGCGCCGGAATGGCGATCGAGGACGCGATCGTGCTCGCGGAGGAATTGGCCCGGCACGACGATCCGGAATCGGCGTTTAGCGCCTATCGCGATCGTCGCTTCGAACGCTGCGCGTACATCGTGACGTCAAGTTTGGCGATCTGCCACGGGCAGCTCGGCAAGGGCCCCGCGATCGACAACCACAAGGCCACCGCGGAGATGTTCGCGGTCATATCCCAGCCCATTTGA
- a CDS encoding S-(hydroxymethyl)glutathione dehydrogenase/class III alcohol dehydrogenase, translating to MKTRAAVAFAAKQPLEIVELDLEGPRAGEVLVEIMATGICHTDAYTLDGLDSEGLFPSVLGHEGAGIVREVGVGVTSVKPGDHVIPLYTPECRQCKSCLSGKTNLCTAIRATQGQGLMPDGTSRFSYKGQTIFHYMGCSTFSNFTVLPEIAVAKIRDDAPFQTSCYIGCGVTTGVGAVINTANVQVGDNVVVFGLGGIGLNVIQGARLAGAAKIIGVDLNPDREEWGRKFGMTDFLNSRGLSREDTVAKIVAMTDGGADYTFDATGNTEVMRTALEACHRGWGTSIIIGVAEAGKEIATRPFQLVTGRNWRGTAFGGAKGRTDVPKIVDMYMTGKIEIDPMITHVMGLEEINTAFDLMHAGKSIRSVVVF from the coding sequence ATGAAGACCCGCGCCGCCGTTGCCTTTGCCGCCAAGCAGCCGCTTGAGATTGTCGAGCTTGATCTCGAAGGGCCCAGGGCGGGTGAAGTGCTGGTCGAGATTATGGCAACCGGGATCTGCCACACCGATGCCTACACGCTCGACGGACTGGACAGCGAGGGCTTGTTCCCCTCGGTGCTCGGTCATGAAGGCGCCGGGATCGTACGCGAGGTCGGGGTCGGGGTAACCAGCGTCAAGCCCGGCGATCACGTGATCCCGCTTTACACGCCCGAATGCCGGCAGTGTAAGTCGTGCCTGAGCGGCAAGACCAACCTGTGCACCGCGATCCGCGCCACACAGGGGCAGGGGCTGATGCCCGATGGCACCAGCCGCTTTTCCTACAAGGGCCAGACCATCTTCCACTACATGGGCTGCAGCACTTTCTCGAACTTCACCGTGCTGCCCGAGATTGCCGTTGCGAAAATCCGTGACGACGCGCCGTTTCAGACGAGCTGCTACATCGGCTGCGGCGTGACCACAGGGGTCGGCGCGGTGATCAATACTGCCAATGTGCAGGTGGGCGACAATGTCGTGGTCTTCGGGCTCGGCGGCATCGGCCTCAACGTCATCCAGGGCGCGAGGTTGGCGGGTGCGGCCAAGATCATCGGCGTCGATCTCAACCCCGACCGCGAGGAATGGGGCCGCAAGTTCGGCATGACCGACTTCCTCAACTCGCGCGGGCTGAGCCGTGAAGACACCGTGGCGAAGATCGTCGCCATGACCGACGGCGGCGCGGACTATACCTTCGACGCCACCGGCAACACCGAAGTCATGCGGACTGCGCTCGAAGCGTGTCACCGCGGTTGGGGCACCTCGATCATCATTGGCGTGGCCGAAGCCGGCAAGGAAATTGCCACCCGCCCGTTCCAGCTCGTCACCGGGCGCAACTGGCGCGGCACGGCGTTCGGCGGGGCCAAGGGCCGCACTGACGTACCCAAGATCGTCGACATGTACATGACCGGTAAGATCGAAATCGACCCGATGATCACGCACGTCATGGGGTTGGAGGAAATCAACACCGCCTTCGACCTGATGCACGCGGGCAAGTCGATCCGTTCGGTCGTGGTGTTCTGA
- a CDS encoding cytochrome P450, translated as MTISALDFDPYDEAVLSDPFPHHERLREAGPVVWLERYQCYGLARFAEVRDALNDWETFVSSRGVGLADFATEQPWRPPSLLLEADPPLHSRTRGLMNKVASLPSLKARQPEWRTKATALVRELVGRGAVEAVADLSEAFPLSIFPDMIGLRDEGRENLIPYATTVFNAFGPRNALLEQSMSQAVAATAWVAESCKREFLKPDGWGREVYAAADRGDCSEDEAQRLVRSFLSAGVDTTVNGIANLVFAFTQFPDEWRKLKEKPELCRKAIEESLRWGGVAQTFYRTTSCDADVSGTTIPEGSKVLLFLASANRDPRRWDDPDRFDIDRNASGHVGFGFGIHQCLGQMVARYEAEAVLTALVEQVAEIRAAGPATRRPNNTLYALDTLPVELVAA; from the coding sequence ATGACGATCAGCGCACTGGATTTTGATCCTTACGACGAGGCGGTGCTGTCCGATCCGTTCCCGCATCACGAAAGATTGCGCGAAGCGGGGCCGGTCGTCTGGCTGGAGCGGTACCAGTGCTACGGGCTCGCGCGCTTTGCCGAAGTCCGCGATGCGCTCAACGACTGGGAGACCTTCGTGTCCTCGCGCGGCGTCGGCTTGGCGGATTTTGCCACCGAGCAGCCCTGGCGCCCGCCGTCGCTGTTGCTCGAGGCCGATCCGCCGCTCCATAGCCGGACCCGCGGCCTGATGAACAAGGTCGCCTCCCTGCCGAGTCTCAAAGCCCGGCAGCCCGAATGGCGCACGAAGGCCACGGCGCTAGTGCGCGAGCTGGTCGGGCGCGGAGCGGTCGAGGCGGTTGCGGACCTGTCCGAGGCATTTCCGCTCAGCATCTTCCCGGACATGATCGGACTTCGCGACGAAGGCCGGGAGAACCTGATTCCCTATGCCACCACGGTGTTCAATGCGTTCGGTCCCCGCAACGCGCTGCTTGAGCAGAGCATGTCGCAAGCCGTGGCCGCCACGGCCTGGGTTGCCGAAAGCTGCAAGCGCGAGTTCCTCAAGCCCGATGGCTGGGGCCGCGAGGTCTATGCCGCAGCCGACCGGGGGGATTGCTCGGAGGATGAAGCCCAGCGCCTTGTCCGTTCGTTCCTTTCAGCGGGCGTCGACACGACGGTCAACGGCATAGCCAACCTGGTGTTCGCCTTTACCCAGTTTCCCGACGAATGGCGCAAGCTGAAGGAGAAACCGGAGCTTTGTCGCAAGGCGATCGAGGAGAGTCTCCGTTGGGGCGGGGTGGCACAGACGTTTTACCGGACGACCAGCTGCGATGCGGACGTTTCGGGGACGACAATTCCGGAGGGGAGCAAGGTTCTGCTGTTTCTGGCCTCGGCCAACCGCGATCCGCGGCGCTGGGACGATCCCGACCGCTTCGACATCGACCGCAATGCGAGTGGCCATGTCGGGTTCGGATTCGGCATTCATCAGTGTCTTGGCCAGATGGTCGCCCGCTATGAAGCGGAAGCGGTCCTGACCGCGCTGGTCGAGCAGGTGGCCGAGATCAGGGCAGCAGGGCCGGCGACGCGGCGGCCGAATAACACCCTCTATGCGCTCGATACCCTCCCAGTCGAACTGGTGGCAGCATGA
- a CDS encoding fumarylacetoacetate hydrolase family protein, protein MRLATYDNGLPDGELIVVSGDGERSMSAGPKWPSLLTAIESWSDALPDLRSLADRLEAGDGEAVVSEKLRAPLPRSWQWLDGSAFVTHGELMQVAFGIDPIDRARPLMYQGMSDRFLGPVEPAAFPSEADGIDFEGEFGVIVDFVPMGTSVEQAAGYIRLVVQINDWSLRTIAPVEMKTGFGWVQAKPACSMAPFAVTPDYLGEHWQNGRVCLDLLVERGGERFGFVNGGEMAFSFAELVAHAARTRDLVAGTVIGSGTVSNAQYASRGSACISERRAIEIIAAGAPSTPFLQFGETIRMVGQCSDGAAPFGAIVQEVARA, encoded by the coding sequence ATGCGTTTGGCAACCTATGACAACGGCCTTCCCGATGGCGAATTGATCGTAGTCTCGGGCGATGGCGAACGATCTATGTCAGCCGGTCCGAAGTGGCCCAGCCTGCTAACGGCAATCGAGAGCTGGTCCGATGCCCTGCCGGATCTCCGCAGCCTTGCCGACAGGCTCGAGGCCGGTGACGGCGAGGCCGTCGTCAGCGAGAAACTTCGCGCTCCGCTGCCTCGATCATGGCAATGGCTCGACGGCTCGGCCTTCGTGACCCACGGCGAGTTGATGCAGGTCGCCTTCGGCATCGACCCGATCGATCGCGCGCGGCCGCTGATGTACCAAGGCATGTCGGATCGTTTTCTCGGCCCGGTTGAGCCCGCTGCTTTTCCCAGTGAGGCTGACGGCATCGACTTCGAAGGTGAATTCGGCGTGATCGTCGATTTCGTGCCGATGGGCACCAGCGTGGAGCAGGCGGCAGGATACATCCGGTTGGTGGTGCAGATCAACGACTGGTCGCTGCGCACGATCGCGCCTGTGGAGATGAAGACAGGTTTCGGCTGGGTCCAGGCAAAGCCCGCATGTTCGATGGCACCGTTCGCCGTGACACCCGATTACCTGGGTGAGCACTGGCAGAACGGGCGTGTGTGCCTTGACCTTCTGGTCGAGCGTGGCGGAGAGCGTTTTGGGTTCGTCAATGGCGGTGAGATGGCATTCTCCTTTGCCGAATTGGTCGCTCATGCGGCTCGCACACGCGATCTTGTCGCCGGTACGGTGATTGGCTCGGGCACGGTTTCCAATGCGCAGTACGCGTCGCGCGGTTCCGCCTGCATCTCGGAACGTCGCGCAATCGAAATCATCGCAGCCGGTGCGCCGAGCACGCCGTTTCTGCAATTTGGCGAGACGATCCGCATGGTTGGCCAATGCTCTGACGGCGCAGCGCCCTTCGGCGCCATAGTGCAGGAAGTCGCACGAGCATGA
- a CDS encoding family 43 glycosylhydrolase yields MSIPESTRREVLSLAMAGAAATSLPIGNGAALAKGAPDRVTPKRAFPWKRGIEGQRRADLGNGTYLNPVLAGDHPDPSVLHDGDQYYKVSSSFEYYPGLLIWQSADLVNWTPIGPALQRPVGSVFAPDLVKHDGRYFIYFPALNIPIAASSPPPGPRRPTISVMVVHADRIEGPWSEPADMDIFDGIDPGHAVGEDGKRYLFLNGGNRVPISDDGLSRAGPTQKVYEGWKIPADWVIEGFELEGPKMLRRGEWFYMFAAQGGTGGPPTGHMVIVARSRSIHGPWENCPHNPIVRTVDPAEPWWSRGHATPILGPGGDWWLVYHGYENGFRTLGRQLLLEPFTWTADGWPCAMGGDLSRPLRKPMSGASRPHGTALSDDFQISAFGTRLQFFGPGADYASRAVLTDGTLVLQGLGSGPADAAPLVLNAGERRYEVEVELELTGDAIGGLLLFYNSKLFCGLGADENRLHQYKTGVEPFYPPAGPSMGRKMHFRVVNDENVASFYQGRDGQTWQLVRSYEVSGYNHNIGDGFLSLRPAIFAAREGSVSFRRLQYRSL; encoded by the coding sequence GTGTCGATACCTGAAAGCACCCGCCGCGAAGTGCTCTCACTGGCAATGGCAGGGGCGGCTGCCACTTCCTTGCCGATAGGTAATGGCGCTGCCCTGGCAAAGGGCGCTCCCGACAGGGTCACGCCGAAACGGGCTTTTCCGTGGAAGCGTGGAATCGAAGGGCAGCGCAGGGCAGATCTTGGCAATGGGACCTACCTCAATCCCGTCCTGGCAGGCGACCACCCGGATCCCAGCGTGCTGCACGACGGCGACCAGTACTACAAGGTCTCCTCTTCGTTCGAATATTACCCAGGGCTATTAATCTGGCAATCAGCCGACTTGGTGAACTGGACGCCGATTGGTCCCGCACTGCAAAGGCCGGTCGGTTCGGTTTTCGCACCCGATCTCGTCAAGCACGATGGGCGCTATTTTATTTACTTCCCCGCTCTGAACATCCCGATTGCGGCAAGTTCTCCGCCGCCCGGCCCGCGGCGACCAACGATTTCAGTTATGGTGGTTCACGCGGACCGGATCGAGGGCCCATGGAGCGAACCTGCGGACATGGATATTTTCGACGGCATCGATCCGGGCCACGCGGTAGGCGAAGATGGCAAACGCTATTTGTTTCTCAATGGCGGCAATAGGGTGCCAATCAGTGACGACGGGTTGTCACGCGCCGGACCGACACAGAAGGTGTACGAAGGATGGAAAATTCCTGCCGACTGGGTCATTGAAGGGTTCGAACTCGAGGGACCAAAGATGCTTCGGAGAGGCGAATGGTTCTACATGTTCGCCGCCCAAGGGGGTACAGGTGGTCCGCCTACGGGCCACATGGTCATCGTGGCTCGATCCCGTTCCATTCACGGCCCGTGGGAAAACTGCCCGCATAATCCGATTGTCCGCACTGTTGATCCTGCCGAACCTTGGTGGTCGCGCGGGCATGCAACTCCGATCCTAGGCCCGGGCGGCGACTGGTGGCTTGTCTATCACGGCTATGAAAACGGTTTTCGCACGCTTGGGCGGCAACTTTTGCTGGAACCCTTCACTTGGACAGCCGACGGCTGGCCGTGCGCAATGGGCGGTGATCTTTCTCGCCCATTGCGAAAACCGATGAGCGGTGCCTCGCGGCCGCACGGTACCGCACTATCTGATGACTTTCAGATCAGTGCGTTTGGCACACGGTTGCAATTTTTTGGGCCAGGTGCCGATTACGCAAGTCGCGCAGTGCTCACCGATGGTACACTGGTACTGCAAGGACTGGGCAGCGGGCCGGCGGACGCAGCGCCGCTCGTCCTCAATGCTGGCGAAAGACGGTACGAAGTGGAGGTCGAACTCGAATTAACGGGAGATGCAATTGGCGGCCTGTTGTTGTTCTACAATTCCAAGCTTTTTTGCGGCTTGGGAGCGGACGAGAACCGCCTTCATCAATACAAAACTGGGGTCGAACCTTTTTACCCACCCGCAGGGCCTTCAATGGGGCGAAAAATGCATTTCCGGGTGGTGAATGACGAAAACGTGGCAAGCTTCTACCAAGGCCGCGATGGGCAGACTTGGCAGTTGGTGCGGTCCTACGAGGTGTCGGGCTACAATCATAATATTGGCGACGGCTTCTTAAGCCTCCGGCCTGCGATATTTGCAGCCCGTGAAGGAAGTGTGTCGTTTAGGAGGCTGCAGTACCGCAGCCTATAG